The genomic window TGTTGATAGTCAAACTTCACTTTTCCTTTCACTGCCTCATGTATGGTGAACAGTGAAAGGTTTCCATCTAGTGGCAGATTCTTCTCATTGACCTGCTATAGTGCATTTACATACCACCTCCTGTCAGTCCCTAAAAGCCATCCCATTAGttacagatgtcaattcaatgtctattccatattggtttaatttcattgaaatgatgtggaaacaacattgattcaaccagtgtgtgcccagtctGATAATTATGCTTCCTGCAAAATAGAAGCTGCTTTGCCTAGGAGGACCGTGACAATTTGTTTACCCAAAATATGTGTTAACCTgtttcttccaccgtctcctcCCTTTAGGAGTTAAAACGCCACTGCCATCCTCAGCATTTGCACCCACAGCTGAAGCCCACTCCTTCCAGTCCCAAGTGAAgacacttccctctccctccatcgaTGCCAAGCAGCAGCTCCAGCGGAAGATCCAGAAGAAGCAGCAGGAGCAGATGCTGCACTCCCCCCTCCCTGGAGAGGCTCAGTCTAGGCGGGCTGACGGGGGCACACCTGGGGTCGGCTCCATTACCTGTAGAAGCCCAGCCCTGCtctccccacatcccaccattggcATTATGGTAGCTGCAGTCCCCAGCCCCATCACGGTAAGCCAAGCTTGTATTCTACTTCTGTTTGTCTAAGCTTACTCAATATATCCCACTGTCTTTGCAGTGTTCCTGTTACACATCTATACAAGCGACAACTTTGTGTTGCCTATATCACATGCAACAGAAGCTATTCATAACTGCAGTTATGAAGGTGTTGTATATGTTTACATCTTATTAATACTTTTTTGTGTCATGTTTTGCTTTGCTGTAAATGCAGGTACAAAGGAGCAGGCAGCTGATGTCCCCCAGTCCTGTGGGAACTTCGGAGGGCAAGATTCTGCCTGTCAACTTCCAAGTGGTGACCCAGTCAATGCAGCCTGTCAAGTGTCCCAAGACCCCTCAGAATATCCCAGCCAGCCCTGTGGGGGACCGCTCTGCCCGGCACCGGTATGCCCAGATCCTGCCTAAACCCTCAGCCACCAGCGCCATCACCCTGCGCTCGCCCCCCACCCTGCTCATCACCAACAGCCCCATCAAGACCGTGATGCAGCCCACACCCCACATCAGCTCTGTCAACGTGGTCAAGATGACTACCATATCCCTGGCTCCCAACTGCAGTACTACAACCACCCTAACCAACACCACCTTAAGGCCTGCCTCTGCTGGCATGGGCAGCACTGTAGCCCTGGAGGAGAGCAGACCCAGCCCACGGGCCAGGAGTGGCTCTGCGGCCCCCATCCTGTCCCCCTTAGCCAGGTCAGGCCGggccaccaccacccctaccatcGACATCAAGATGATGGAGGGTGAAGCCATAAGTGAGGGCAGTCCGGCCCTGGGTGCTAGCAGGCTTACTATGGCTCAGGAAGCTGCAGGGGGACAGAGGGCTGGAGGAGCTGTACCAAGGGCTGCCAGTGTGCCCACGCCTCACACTAAAGGCTCCCTGGGACTGGAAGCAATGGCTGGAACCAAATGCAACGTAAAGTCTTCTTTGAGCAACAACCCTGTGGCAGCTACAGCTGGTAGCAATAATAACACCAATAACGAAAGCACTTTGTATTTGACGGTCTCCAATCAGAATACCAGCACCACTCTGTCACCCAATGGTGGCACTGTTGCCACATCACTCATCGCCTCCAAGAGCCCCAGGAAGCGCCCAGGCATCGGCCCAGAGTTTTATCCCACGCCTGTCAAAAGGGTCTTCATCTACCAGCAGCCTCTTGGGGGTTCCGATGGTTACAGACATGGGATTGGTGCAGGAGTGAAGAAACTCCCCAGGGCAGGAACCCCGGTCAGACCTGAAAGTGCACCAGCCATCGGTAAAGTTACTGTGAAACTGAACTCCACTGTCCCAACTCGAATCCTGTCACTCTCTGATTCCCCCATCGGAACCAGAGGCTTCCAGACTGTTGTCAAGCCACAGAACTCCGTGCAGAGAAGAGACACTCCGACCACCATGGACACTAGCAGCATCGGCAACATTAGTGCCCCGGCTGGTCATGCACGAATTCAGCACATGACGGGTAACATGCAATCCATGCCCAACAGCTCTGCCCTACTGGAGCAGTCTGCTGTGAATGACCTAAGGAACACCATGTGGGTCGGGGGCCAGCTGGAGGGAggtaaacagcagcagcagcaggcctaCGCCCAGCAGATCACAGACCACAAGCAGGCATCCACACCGATCATGGAGCCCCTGGCCATGATGGGCCAGGCCCCAGCCTCTAGCCAGctctccatgcagacagacaTGGACTACTTCCATTTCAATGATGACGATATGACCCAGGACAGCATTGTGGAGGAGCTGGTGCAGATGGAGGAGCAGATGAAGCTCAACAGCAGTCTGCAGGCCTTCGGAGCTGATGTGACGGTGCAAGGCCATCAGTCTGTAATACAGGGCAACATGATGTCCTCCAACCAGACAGTGACCCCTTACTACCAATCAGTACACAGCAGCACCACCCCtgtccacacccccaccccaactccCACACCCACCTCTGAGATGATGGGAGGAGGCCAGGGCTTGACCAGGGAGAGTCCCTGCTCCCGCATGGCCCCCACCACCCCGGTGGACAGTGCCCTGGGGAGCAGCCGACACACCCCCATCGGCACTCCACACTCCAACTGCAGCGGCAGCGTGCCCCCCAGCCCTGTGGAGTGCAGGAACCCCTTTGCCTTCACTCCCATTAACTCCAGCATTACAGGCTACCACGACGGCAGCATTGTCTCCAGCAGCCCCGTCAAGCCGATGCAGAGGCCCATGGCTACTCACCCAGACAAGGCCAAACTGGAGTGGATGAACAATGGTTACAACAACAGCGGGGGGAACTCCATCAACGGCATCAGTATCCTCCCCAGCTATCAGGACCTGGTTGACGACCACTTCCGAAAGCCCCATGCCTTCGCCATCCCTGGCCAGTCCTATCAGTCTCAGACGAGGCACTACGGCCGCCTGACACCCATCTCTCCGGTGCAGCAGCAGGCAGCCAGTATGGCCAACCTGAACAAGCAGGAGGGCTTCGCTGTGCCTGCCCCTCTGGACAACAAGGCCACCAGCACATCCTCAGCAGGCGGGACCTTCCGCTGTCGTAGTGTGAGCCCTGCCGTGCGAAACCTGAGTGACAACCAGGGCCTGCAGAACATCCCCCGAACAGTGGTGTCCCCCTTCACCTCCCCCGTGATCCCCGAGATGATCAACATCTTCGCCAACAGCCATGGGGACGTCAGCGTTAGCAGCATGGCACAGAGGAGCCAGTCTGTGCCTGTCAATGTGATGATGCAGACAGAGGTGCTGCCCATGCAGGGCCAGACCAACAGCAAAAAGATCACCAACGTGCTCCTGAGCAAGATGGACGGGGACAGTGACGACGCGGTGCGGGGCCTGGGCATCAACAACCTGCCGTCCAACTACACAGCCCGCATGAACCTCACCCAGATCTTAGAGACCACGCCCAGCTTCCCCAGCAGTGCCAACCACCAGACTCTGACTTCCAACACTCCGAATGCGTACGAGTTTCAGAAGCCAGGTTACCTCATGAAGAACTCTAGGAACGAACAGATGAGTCTCTCAGCAGGTGACAGTCAAGCACAATCAGCTACTGGAGAAGAGCAGCATCAGCAGAGCCAGCCTATGCTGCTGGCCCAGAAACTTCAACAGCAGCAGCTAGATTTCAGCACCACCGTTAAAGACCTCTTAGCGGACGGCAGCCTTACTCCTGGCAATCGGCTCGTGAGACAGGTGTCAGAACTCAACGCTGTGGGGTCTGATTTTCGACTGACCTCTGATCTTTCCAGTAGCATCAATGACCTGAACAATTTGGACACAAACCTTCTGTTTGACCCCAATCAGCAGCAGGGACAATATGAAGACTCTACACTGGAGGAACTGAAGAATGATCCGCTGTTCCAGCAGATTTGCAGCGAGACTGCGAATTCCAATGGATTTGATTGGCTGGAAAGTAAAGACCAGCCCACAGTCGGGTTAATGGGTTAATATGGGCTCTGCTTTTATTTCATGAGGGTgaaatagttttttaaaaatcatctTTGTAATTATTCACATTGACATTGTATAGCACACTGCAACACTCTGGAAACAATGACTTTGGAAACAAGTGCCAGGCTGAACATAAATGATCACTCTTACAAATATGCTGGTTTTCTCTCACAGCTCATCGCTGGTGCTGACTCATCCATTTCTCCCTCTTTAGACATCAAGTCATTCAAGAGCATTTAAATCAAGACCGTAGTAGAACAAGTATTTTTACATTTTCAGGAGGACACAGAAGATATGAAGAGATCTCTTAAAGATTACAAACATCTATAATTTtggttaatatttttgttcaggagCTCTTGACTAAAACAAGAGGTTTGGCAAATAATTGGTAACTTTTCCTCCCTCTGTAAATTGTTTTACTTCCATTGAGATAAAGTCTATTCAGATCTATCAGACAAATCATTTGGAACTGCTTTAGAAGCATACTGTTGTGCAAGAATGTTAAATGGGGTGTATGTTCACCTAATATGCCCCTGTCCATCTCAATGAAGAGTTGAGATACCGAGACtattgtatgtacagtacatgaccTTGAGTGGGCATTTGCAGTAGCATGCAGTGGTACTAATGTTTCTCATTGTTTCAAGTCTTCTTAAGGATTGCAGGTGCTTCCAGGTGCAAGACAAATCAATGGTTTAAAAAAATCCCCCATAATCTGTAAATAAAAATGATCATTGGTCTACTTAAAGACCCATGTTTTATagatttccacactgaggttggaataatactgtgaaaattaaATATTGCCCTTTTAAATATTGCCCTTTTTAGTGtaggagctgtttgaaaagaccgcctggaACTTCAGCCTGTTTTAGTGAGATTTTTGGCctgcatggtgacatcaccaggcagtaaatttagttaatagaccaataagagttccaaaccttctgccaataacagctagtttttaggtttcccctccccactcagccctagcaaaattcttgcttgagaatttgttctttgccaagaagctatttttgttacTTTTTGaccattgttttcaattaaatcacagtaaggtacttaaagaaaggatttgatattgagataaaaacagctgcgtTGGACCTTTTAACGTACATTGTTTGCAATGATCTTGAGGCAAACTAGTTCCATTCTCTCAGAATTGGTATTTTTACAAGTAGGAAAACGGCAGCTGTTTGAAAAAGAATCTGTGTGACTACAGAATATTATTCAAACTATAGATTTAAAGGtcaagatatactgtctgtatacTGTCTGTATACTAAAGTTGTCAGAAGATGTCTGATTGTCCGTTTTGCTGACACGTTATGCAAACTTGACAAATAAGATATTGACCACTCAAATTCCAGTGTGCATGGCACAAAAAATATAGCCTAGGAAATCGAAATTTGAATTTGATTGATGTATGGCTTTTCACCTTTTCAAATTTCCTCATGTCCCAGTAGTTAATGCACTTTGAGTACAGCGAAACTGAGAGCAGGTAGCTGAAGAACAACAAATGTTATCTGTTAATGTTGTCATTTTTTAGGCTTGCTTCACACACATTTTGCCCTGCTGACGTTCTTAACTGTAGTTGAGCTCCCCAGTGTCAAAAGGACAGGATTGCTTTGTTTGGAATAGTATGGGTTTATGAGACTTAAAACAATCATAATAGAGACCTGTAATGGGGATAGCTTGCACTTTAGTGGCTGCAGAACTAAAGGGGATGGACTTTAAGATGGAGCTCAAAAGACAGTTAAATCTTGTATTTAAAACATATAATGCAGAAGATTACCTTTTTCACCTATATTGAGTTTTTTAAGACTTGTGTAGGGCACTGGTGTTTTATTTACCTTCTTTGTGACTATTTAGCAGGTATCATCTTAATTAACAGAAATATATTGATTTAAAGAAGTGGAGGAATAAATGAATAGGAATTTAACCTTATGACACCCCTATACCAAAGTATATTGACTGGAGATGACCCTGCCCTGTTTCAGTCATGTATCTATTTGGGGAAAAATTACTTTCCTGGTTCTGATTTATTTTAAAACTATGCATTTTTTACTTATCAAAGCGGCTGCTACTGTCAAAGTAGGTTACTGCAGGTTTATGTAAATGTATGTCATTTTCCCCTTCTCTTTTTATTTGTTTCATTTGTGTTACATACATTCAGTAAAACGTGATGGATATGAAGTAATTTAGTTTAAATTAAATTAGTTTTCCTTCTATGGTAAATTCAAACATATTATGCCATTGGATATTCAAAGTCCTTCCTATAAAAAAGGCACTAAAGTGCATAATTTACTGTCATACATTGAAAGCTATTCCTCTTACATTAGTCTAGATCCAGTAGAAAATACAATATTATGGAATACTGTaatacagaattacataaacattTGTATAAATTGTCCTTTTCTTCCCCTTGAATAATGTTCTTGTTGAGTTCATTAATGCACTGCATTTTATTCTAACAGTGAAGGGACGGGTTTCACCTGGAGACAAAAAAGGCATTTAGTGGTAAAGTACGGGTCATCTATTACAGGTTTAAATAGCTTATAGTATAGTGAAGAACAGTGTGTGAATAAGGCATGCAACTCATAAAGGGAATAGCTAATTGGTCAGATCCTGTGGTTTTTATGAGCTTTTAATCTTCTGAGCCTTATATCCATACCAAAGAAAAACTAATtaatgagagagaaaaagcattaaataggattttttttaaattagaagaaGAACCCACAAAATTCCCAGCATTTGCCTGTTTGCCTGACATCCCTCAAATACCTTTTTATATGGCCATTTTGAATTGTCCTTATTTCAGGTAGGATGGTTGAAAATAAATAATTTGAGGAAATGTTGAAACTGGCAACTGATCTGTAGCACTGGAAAACATGCTGAAAACCACACTACTGTTCTGGTTTATAAAAACCAATGTAGCAGGACAATATTGGGGTTAATTCAGTTGACTGTTGTAAGTGTTCCTCTCATTTTGAACCCCACAGTTTGTACATATGAAAGCTCTGACACTGTATTGTTATAACTTAAACTGGTTCTGTGCTCCTGCACCCTCTGAAATGCTATATTGGTGATTTAGGATCAGGAGCCAGCTAAACTGTGCTTGTGTGTTTGGCTGCTGGCGCCCTTTCTTGTACAGATAATGCTGTTTTTTTCtaaacttgttttttttgtttgcttCCTGAGATTTATATTGGTTGGCTTTTTACAGAAGATGTCTGCTTCGAGTGAGAAAATAGCATGGGtatttaaaaaaagtattatatATTACCAGGTTGCATAGCTATCTTTCTCTGACAGATTTTGTGCCCAGAACATTGCAATGGACATCGGAATGTCATGGTTAAAATTTCAACCAGCTTTGAAGGTTCATGTTATTGCACTAAACATTTAATGAACCCAGGCTTTGGCACCTATTTTAGGACAAATGCATCAATTGAAGCTccccaaatatttttttaaagagctTAACTACGTGAAAAAATTATATACAGAAGtgtcaatttaaaaaatgaatgctAATTGTCTTGTGTAGCAATGTACATTAATCTCAATgagatacttttttttttttttttttacttcattcTCATACATGAGAAAATGAAACTCAATTTAAAGAAAAATTTTAACAAATATTCTCAAATAAATCTTTCACATTGTTAAATGATATGTGTGCATGTTTGTAGAATTCTATTGTACAAAGTATTTGTAACCACTTTGCTGTAATTCAGGATTGGTCCTGTCAATCTGAACAGAAAGGTATAGCGACTCACAAGTTACTTGCATTGTTTGATGTTTACTAATTCAGATTAATATTTGTTCTGTATGTTCAGGTTTTGAATCTGTTCTTTTCATTTAGATGTTTTTACTTTTTTTATGTAACTCTGTGAAATAGTTTTTTCTTTCAGAAACCATTGAAAATAAGCACTGATGTTTGTACTTAAACGAAGACTAATCCTGTCTTCTTCTTTAAGTGCACAGGGGTAGCTGAGTCCTGTGCTGTACCTTTCACAGACCTGGTATAAAGTCCCTTTAACCCTCTTCATCTAGATCTGTAGAAATACCCTATGCCGTCTTGTTGTTGTCTAGTGTACAGCAGACCGTACAGTAATTTGATAAAGTTGCTATAGCGTTTCAGCAAAGTTTCCTTTTTTAATTGAAAGTGCTCACTGAtgttgagattttttttaaagggttTTAAAAACCAATAAACTTTTTTTAAAGTACTTGGATATCTTGGTTTCAATTGTTGTTTTTCCACCCTACATGCATTGACATTCCCTACAATCAGCTAGAGTCTTCTGGTTTGGTCCCGCAAAGGTTTCATCCCCAGAGCTGACTAAAGTGAATATTCAAATAAAGATGTATTTACATTACTGTTAAACCCACTTTTGGTATTCAGTGGCCTTTTCCTCACCATAGCTTATTATGTTATTCAATATGAAGCTAAAAAGATATGGCGTGCCAAATGCCACATTCCATAGATCCTATATCTATTCTAGTCGATTAAGTCACATGAGTGGAAGACTGGTTGGAACTGATCTTGAATTCTGTTCCATAGGGGTTATAGAAAATGTTACAGTACCACAACGTGAACAGAACACCCACTTGTGGGAAGTGTATTCCCAATTATGTTTTTTGTACATTTTAGCATTTTAGATGTAAATGTGGTGGTGATGTTCCAGAGAGTGGCTAATCTGTAAACAGCCTGATGCAGCTCATAAGAAAACAATGCACATTTGGCATCACGAGCACCATCTGTCTTATAGATTTCAAGCCTCTGCTGATAAGAGTTGGCTTGTAGAAGAGCTGGAAAAAATGTCTGTTTCTAGTTTTTGTGAACTGTTCATCGCCCCTATGCTAATTCATACACACTGTGTACACAAAACATGACAGACTGACCTGGGTAATCCAGGTTtaagctaggatcccttattgatgtcacttgtaaataaaggttaaataaaaaaatagttatatccacttcaatcagtgtagaggcAGGGGAGGAAACATgttgaaggatttttaagccttgagacaattgagacatggattgtctgccattcagagggtgaatgggcaaaacaaaagattgaagtgcctttgaatatggtatggtagtaggtgccatgcgcaccagtttgagtgtgtcaagaactgcaatgctgctgggttttttccacactcaacagtttaccatgtctatcaagaatggtccaccacccaaaggacatccagccaacttgacacaactatgggaagcattggagtcaacatgggccagcatccctgtagaacgctttTGACGCCTTGTAGATTCCATACCCTGGCATTTTGAGGCTGTCCTGAGGGCAAAGGGGGACAACTCTATTaggaaaggtgttcctaatgttttgtacactctgtgtagtTCTATTGTAAAAATGGCAAGAGGAGAGATTGCCATTTGGCTAAAAGAACTTGTCTGCAAAAAACACTCCCAATTAGAATGTTCTGCTGGTGAGAATGTTCCATTATGTAATGAACCAACTTGAACAGACTACTGTGCAACAACAAACTGTGTAATTGGTCTGGTAAATACAATGTCTCACTCCATTGTCTGTTTTTGGAGTTGTTAGCTCGCTGATACTAAACTGAGAATCATCTAAAATTCCCAATGATGTGGTAGTTCATtgatttttgtaaatgtatggtAATTGAGGGAGAACAGCTGAATCAAGGCTTGAACCCAGGGCAAGTAAACTACCTCCCAAAAAGGTCAAGGACATATCCTCCCAATTATTATACAGCGCACTCATCGTAATCCTTTATAAACAGAAACTGGCATAAGTTGAGAGTTAATGTTACATTTTACAATGCTGTTGCCATGATTTGATTAAGATGATCCTTGTAGAACACTTGCTGAATTTAAAAAGTATAGTCCAAGTCCATCAATCATATTTctctttttttacatttcttgACTTTTTATACAGGTTCCAGCGAGGGACCGCATGAACGAAAATACTTATAAGCAAGGTCAGTTGGATCAAGTATCTATGAATGTGAACAACAGGTTGAAGGTCGTACAATGCCCGCCTAGGGATCCTTTCTCCCATCTCACGCGATGGGGGTTACCCTGTGTGTCATTCAACTGGTTTCCTAAATTATGATAACTAAGTAATGCTTGTCTCAAGGTAACACATTCATAGACGCTAACTACTTTTAGCTCCTATTGACAATAGTATCTTCTGGCCTGGGGAGTTTTGTTAAAAGCCCAGACGCTCGTTCTGAACGTTAAAATGTATCACTTGCGGTACAGTTTTTGAAACATAAAAAacgtatctttcatatcagcaagaaataatgatactttttttaaaggttaaattactacacaccttttatagggttagggttcccacacggccatatttGCATTTTAAAGCGCTTGTttactaaaaaaaaaacattttatttgtcacatgcgcaggtGTAGactaccatgaaatgcttacttacgtgccctttcccaacaatacaAAGTTAAAAACTACGATTTGTTTTCTAAATAAAATATAGTAACGCAATAAAATGACaaaaatgaggctatatacaaggagtaccggtaccgagtcaatgtgcagtggtatgaggaagttgaggtaatatgtagagtgtgtgtgtgtatagagtacgtatgtatacagtaccagtcaaaagtttggacacacctactcattccagggctttctttatttttactattttcaacattgtagaataatagtgaagacatcaaaactatgaaataacacatggaatcatgtaaccaaaaaagtgttaaacaaatcaaaatatgttttagattttagattcttcaaagtagccaccctttgccttgatgacagctttgcacacttttggcattctctcaaccagcttcacctggaatgcttttccaatagtcttgaaggagttcccacatatgctgagcacctgttggctgcttttccttgactctgcggtccaactcatcccagacCAGGGTTGAGGTCGGgagattgtggatgccaggtcatctgatgcagcactccatccctctccttggttaaatagcccttacacagcatggaggtgtgttgggtcattgtcctgttgaaaaacaaatgatagtcccactaagcgcaaaccagatgggatggcgtatcgctgcagaatgctgtggtagtagccatgctgggtaagtgtgccttgaattcgaaatataTCACAgatggtgtcaccagcaaagcaccatcacaccccctcctccatgcttcatggtgggaactacaaatccagagatcatccgttcacctactctgtgtctcacaaagacatgccggttggaaccaaaaatctgaaatttggactcatcacactaaaggacagatttacaaCGGTCtaattgctcatgtttcttggcccaagcaagtctcttcttattggtgtccgttaggactggtttctttgcagcaattcgactatgaaggcctgattcacacagtctcctctgaacagttgatgttgaggatgaggatgtgtctgttacttgaattctgtgaagcatttatttgggctgcaatttctgaagctggtaactctaatgaacttatctgtGTCTTACTTTTCTGTGGTGGTcctaatgagagccagttttatcatagcgcttgatggtttttgcgactgcacttgaagaaacttgaaaagttattgaaGTTTTCCAGATtgacagaccttcatgtcttaaagtaatgatagtgtcgtttatttgagctgttattgccataatatttgcttggtctttttccaaatagtgctatcttctgtataccacccctaccttgtcacaacacaatttattggttcaaatgcattttaagaaggaaagaaattccacaaattaacttttaacaaggcaaacctgttaattgaaatgcattccaggtgactacctcatgaagctgtttgagagagcgccaatagtgtgtaaagctgtcaaggtggctactttgaagaatctctcatttaaaatgtattttgattggtttaacaatttttttgttattacatgactccatatgtgttatttcatagttgtgatgtcttcactattattctacaatgtagaaaataggaaaaaaaataaagaaaaacccttgaatgagtaggtgtgtccaaacttttgacaggtattaaacatgtaggtaggggaaaaTGTGAcaaggcaatcaggatagataataaacagtagcagaagcatgtgtgaatgtgtgtctatgtggtatcaataatatgcatgtgtgtgagcgTTTGCAATGTTGGCGTGTCCATGTAGTATGTgtaagtgtgtgggtagagtccagtgtgtgtgcatagaggaAGTGCAAGAGAGTAAGTGCAACAAAAAAaggggggatgcaaatagtccgggtagccatttgagtaactgttcagcagtctcttctctcaaggagaggttgaaaatatcagggaagacacttgccagctggtcagagcATGCTCTCCAtacgcatcctggtaatccgtctggccctgcggccttgtgaatgttaacctgtttaaaggtcttactcacattgactACGGTGTGTCTGATCACACGGTCATCCAGAACATCATGGTTCAGtctagcccttgatcatgactctcagttccattacacagTCATTGGACGAAGGAGTCTTCTGTaggggggagttttgttaaggGCCACGGCACCCATCTCTTGCAGTACGGTTTCAGAAGCATAAGGACCTCATGTTTCATATCGGCgagaaataattttaaaaaattaaaaaaggttcaattgatacacaccttcatagggttagtgttcccacactgCTATGTTTCCATGTTACAGTGCTT from Oncorhynchus tshawytscha isolate Ot180627B unplaced genomic scaffold, Otsh_v2.0 Un_scaffold_4_pilon_pilon, whole genome shotgun sequence includes these protein-coding regions:
- the LOC112249193 gene encoding DNA-binding protein RFX7 isoform X3: MTEDQQQHDQLPKLGSGISTLPSLVPGLQGTEANALQLKIKNSICKSVQSKVDNILKDVETFTDIEKLYLYLKLPSGPSNSEKSSDQSSMSSSRTQQMHAFNWIRNHLEEHPETSLPKQEVYDEYKSYCDNLCYHPLSAADFGKIMKNVFPNMKARRLGMRGKSKYCYSGLRKKAFVHMPSLPNLELHKTGDGCEVLEASGQLCSAEEEVRSAACGLVCEWAQKVLSRQFDAVEDLARFLLNSHYIGTKSVAALTVMTGTPTGVKTPLPSSAFAPTAEAHSFQSQVKTLPSPSIDAKQQLQRKIQKKQQEQMLHSPLPGEAQSRRADGGTPGVGSITCRSPALLSPHPTIGIMVAAVPSPITVQRSRQLMSPSPVGTSEGKILPVNFQVVTQSMQPVKCPKTPQNIPASPVGDRSARHRYAQILPKPSATSAITLRSPPTLLITNSPIKTVMQPTPHISSVNVVKMTTISLAPNCSTTTTLTNTTLRPASAGMGSTVALEESRPSPRARSGSAAPILSPLARSGRATTTPTIDIKMMEGEAISEGSPALGASRLTMAQEAAGGQRAGGAVPRAASVPTPHTKGSLGLEAMAGTKCNVKSSLSNNPVAATAGSNNNTNNESTLYLTVSNQNTSTTLSPNGGTVATSLIASKSPRKRPGIGPEFYPTPVKRVFIYQQPLGGSDGYRHGIGAGVKKLPRAGTPVRPESAPAIGKVTVKLNSTVPTRILSLSDSPIGTRGFQTVVKPQNSVQRRDTPTTMDTSSIGNISAPAGHARIQHMTGNMQSMPNSSALLEQSAVNDLRNTMWVGGQLEGGKQQQQQAYAQQITDHKQASTPIMEPLAMMGQAPASSQLSMQTDMDYFHFNDDDMTQDSIVEELVQMEEQMKLNSSLQAFGADVTVQGHQSVIQGNMMSSNQTVTPYYQSVHSSTTPVHTPTPTPTPTSEMMGGGQGLTRESPCSRMAPTTPVDSALGSSRHTPIGTPHSNCSGSVPPSPVECRNPFAFTPINSSITGYHDGSIVSSSPVKPMQRPMATHPDKAKLEWMNNGYNNSGGNSINGISILPSYQDLVDDHFRKPHAFAIPGQSYQSQTRHYGRLTPISPVQQQAASMANLNKQEGFAVPAPLDNKATSTSSAGGTFRCRSVSPAVRNLSDNQGLQNIPRTVVSPFTSPVIPEMINIFANSHGDVSVSSMAQRSQSVPVNVMMQTEVLPMQGQTNSKKITNVLLSKMDGDSDDAVRGLGINNLPSNYTARMNLTQILETTPSFPSSANHQTLTSNTPNAYEFQKPGYLMKNSRNEQMSLSAGDSQAQSATGEEQHQQSQPMLLAQKLQQQQLDFSTTVKDLLADGSLTPGNRLVRQVSELNAVGSDFRLTSDLSSSINDLNNLDTNLLFDPNQQQGQYEDSTLEELKNDPLFQQICSETANSNGFDWLESKDQPTVGLMG